The following DNA comes from Mya arenaria isolate MELC-2E11 chromosome 11, ASM2691426v1.
aCAAATTATGATTTGCATTATtagtgataaaaatattttgatattgataattGTCAGACTGAGCATTTTCTACTGGAAAGTTATTGAAagtttatgtaatattttggAATGCGTAGTGTCATAATGACATATAAAGAAATTTAGCCATGTTAGCAATAAGTTTTCTTCTAGAatcatgcatgtttaattttaataattctaCTTTGTGGAACAGTTACATAATTTCCTTAAACTTagcaaatttaaaatgtaaaattttaacatatttacttGCCATTGAAAATTAAAGGTTTAGTAACAAAGTAACAAAATTGACATTAAATTCAGACAACCACTATATCGATTGTCACCAACGTGTCATTGACAATAGTTCAATTCTACTCAATAATAGTTACGGTACACCACTTACTTTTCGTTTATGTATAACTGATattgaaaaaagataaaaagttaTGTCCTTTCCATGATGTTTTTACAGATACATTTTCTGTTTTAGATTCACTGCCAAATGAAATAGGAAACCTAAAGAAACTGGAATCATTGAATTTGGAAAACAACATCTTAACATCCCTTCCGCCAACATTAATAAACCTTTCACACTTACGAACCATAAATCTTTCTCGAAATGGTTTTAAGAAGTTTCCAGTAGAACTGTGTCAGTTAAAACAGCTTGATGGCATAGATCTGTCTAGAAACAAAATCACTGAGATACCAGCCACTGCCGCTGTGTGCCATACCATCGAGTTAAATCTTAATCAAAATCAGGTatgaacaacataattatacaaatataatatttctttcttgCAAGTTCGTGATAATAATGTTGTGCACTTTCCCTGTTTAGGCAACTGACCAAATTAAATCATCTTCATAAGACGTAAATATTAATCAAgaaattttgctgaaaatttCATACAGTTTAATCTGAATTTAATGCACCGAAAGACTTCTACAGTCAGTCTGTTTAACAGAATTGGTACCTGATAATGATTCTTAAgtagcaaaaatatatatatcatatcaattgaatgtttactcaaagttttgctattttcaaaaatacatgtgttagatgaaataaatgaattaacgATTTTAAATTGATGTTGCCCTTAATCACCATCATTGCTTCCATGTACATGTAAGAATGAATATGTCATAATAATTTCCCTTGTTTCAGATTTCAACTTTACCAGACTGTATATCTGATTGGCCCAGGTTAAAGGTTCTCCGGTTGGAAGAAAATTGCCTTGAAATTTCTGCTCTCACTCCACGTATTATGAAGGAATCTAAGATCGCTCTGCTAGCAGTGGAGGGAAATGTTTTTGACATGAAGGCATTCAACCATGTGGAGGGGTATGATCAGGTAATTCCGTGAGCTTATAGTTCACCCTTTGCAATGTGCCCATGCAGCCAATCAACCCTTAGAGTTTGATG
Coding sequences within:
- the LOC128208052 gene encoding leucine-rich repeat-containing protein 57-like, which gives rise to MGNNAVKQHLDTAEKTGALQLCKQGLKEFPEHLLKLSKNLRTLDFSDNKIDHIPSNIGAFQQLKTVNLSNNRIDSLPNEIGNLKKLESLNLENNILTSLPPTLINLSHLRTINLSRNGFKKFPVELCQLKQLDGIDLSRNKITEIPATAAVCHTIELNLNQNQISTLPDCISDWPRLKVLRLEENCLEISALTPRIMKESKIALLAVEGNVFDMKAFNHVEGYDQYMERYTATKKKFN